The sequence AGGAGCAGGAACTATTATCAAGGGGATTATCCCAGCTAATAGTTTGGTTCACCAAAAAGTGGAAGTTGTTATTAAACCAATAGTTTGATTTTTGAAAGTATACGATCATATGTTGTAAGTAAAAAATGATAGGAAGATGAACTTGAAAACTTATATATTCGTTAGGAATTTGAAATATAGACCGAGTACATATTATAGAATATATCAATATATTCAAGATTATTCTAATGAAAACATATTAATAAGCGAATTCGAAAAAAATGAGTATTATGAAAAAAAAAATAATAAAAGTTTAAGGTTTTTTAATAAGGTTTATTATGGGTTCTTAGCTGGATATATAAGAAGAATTTTATTTTTATTGAAAATGTATCGAAATAAAGGATATATAATATATATTCAGAGAGAGGTCTTTCCAAAATTTATAGGCCCATTAGGGATGTTTCTGCTTAAGAAAGCACTACAAAAGTCTTATCAGATATACTGGGATTTTGATGATAATATTTTCGCGACCAAGGAAATTACACACTATGAAAAGAAAAAACTTTCTGATTCTTCAAGAAGGATAATTGTTGGTAATCAATTCTTAAAAGAAAAGATTGATAAAAAGTATTTTCATAAGATAGATGTTATTAATACTTCAGATATTATGATGAAGAATATTGATATTGAAAGAGTAAATATTGCTAGATTAAAAGAATTTGATGATCAAGTAGTACTTCTATGGGTAGGTACTAAAATTAATTTGATCTATTTAGAAAATATAATAGAAGAATTAGATAAGGCGGCCACACAGTTAAATGAAAAGAAACTAATTCTCAGAATTGTTAGTAATGCAAATATAATTATGAAAACAAAAAAGTTGAAAATTGAGAATATTGTCTGGGATAGAGATAGAGCATTAGATGAAATGCTAAAAGCACATATTGGTCTTATGCCTCTTAGTGACGATGAAATAACAAAAGGAAAATGTGCTTTTAAAGCTGTACAAAACATTGGCTGTGGTTTACCAATTATTATCTCTAATGTTGGAATGAATAAGGAATTAATCTATGATAATGGGTATTTAATAAATGAAAATAATGAATGGATATTTTCGGTAATAGAGTTATGTAATGACAAACAAAGTTGGTTAAATAAATCTCGAGCTTCAAGAAGATTATGGGAAAAAAAATTCAACGCTGAAAAGATTAAAAAGTACTTATTCGAATTGCTACAGATTAATAATATCTAAAATTACAGTATTCGCAACAAAGTAATAGGGTGGGGTAATATATGAATTTAATTAGAAGTGCTATTAAATATATTCCTGGTACATTAATACCTGCACTATTGACACTTATTTCAACTGCTATATTTACTAATCTTCTCGATACATCTGAATATGGTTATTTCATGTTAGCTATGTCAGTGATAAATATATTAACCGCAGTAAGTGCAGAGTGGCTAAAGCAATCTATAGCTAGATATTTACCTGGTGTTATGGAAAACGAGAAAATATTGAAGATAAAAAGCTCGATATTTTTAAGTGTTATATATATTCTAATATTATTCATTTTTGTTTCAATAATTGCTGCACCATTATTTATGGATAAAATTCATTTATATGTCTTTATAGTAATTTTAACTATTTTAAATATTATTTATTTTATCCTTTTAGTAATTTTACAAAGTGAACTAAAATCTGGTTTGTATAGTATTTTTAATTTGATACTTTCAATTTTTAAGTTGGCTTTTCCGATAATATTGATTTACAAATTTAATGAATCCGTGAATCAAATATTATTAGGCTATATATTAGCATTGATTTTTATTATTATACCCATGTTCATTAATGTCAAAATTAGAATTCGAATTACAATAAAAAGTTATAAAGACCCTGTAATAACCCAATACATTAAAAGCTTTGTCAAATATGGTTTACCCATGATAATGTTTTTTTTGAGTGCACAATTGTTAAACTCGGGAGATAGATTCATTATACAGATATTCTATGGAGCGGACCAAGTAGGGATTTATTCTGCTAATTACAGCTTAATATATGGAGGGATTGGACTTATTAGCACTCCGATTATGTTGGCTGTATCACCAATGATTATGAGATTGAAAATATCAAATAGGAATTCTGAGGTGCAAGGTTTAATTTCAAAAATGACAACATATTATTTAGCGGGAGCAATTCCCTTTATAGTATTAATATTTTTATTAGGAAATGACGCAGTATCAATTTTATTAGATCATAAATTTGCAACAAGTAACTATTTAATTGGAATAATATCTATTGGATTTGTGTTATGGCAACTTTCAATGTATGGACACAAAGTTTATGAAGTTTCTGACAAAACTTTAAATATGATGATATATTCTATAATTACAGCAGTAGCAAATATAGTTATAAACTTTCTTTTAGTACCAAGTTTTGGTCTTATTGGTGCTGCTTGGGCTACTTCGCTAAGTTATTTTATATATTGTTGTTTAGTATATTTTGGCTCCAAAAAATTCTTTTTATGGAAAATTTCTTGGGATATTTTAATTAACATTTTTATTGCTTTAATTATTGGTTTGCTCGTAATTTTAATCTTGTTTTTAATCTTTAATAATGATTCTATTTTGTTCAAAATGTTTTTGTGTTTTGTGTTTAATATTACATATTTATTTTATTTAATGTTAGTTTATCGTAAAAAGGTTAAAAGAATATACTACAATAAATTTAAGAAAGGAATAATTTAATGTGGTTTGTATTGTTGTTTGTTGTTCTTGTATTATTATCAATTATTCACTTGTGGAATAAGAGTCCTTATCATCCATTATTGGTATATCTAGGTGTTTGGGTGATAGTGATTGGTTTGTGGTCTCTAGACGAAGTGTTCTCTATAATTGGCTATATAAAGGTTTCTAAAGAGGCTTGGGTAAATCTTTCATTAGCTCATATTTCATTTGTGATAGGTAGTGTTACTGCTACAATAACTCTAATTTATTCACAAAATAGAAATCGGAAATTATTACCTAGAAAAATAATTATTAATAAAAGCGACTCTTTAAAAGCTATGAAAATTTCAAATTTCTTTCTAATCCTAAGTTTTGTGGGATATTTAAGTTACATTTATGTAGTTATCCAATCAGTTGATTTTGGTGCAGGTTTAGCAGTGGCTTTTAAACAATGGAACTACGAAGCATCGTATGGTCAATTAGCTATGTTTGGTGGCTTATCAGGCAGACTTTATAATCTTCCTACTTTGGCTATTCCATATAACGTATTTCTTATATCCATATTTCCTGAACAAAAAAAAAGACTCATTATAATCAGTTGTATAGAAATATTCTTTTTGATTTCTCCTAGAAGAGCAATATTAATTCAAACCTTAATGGTAGTTCTATTTATATTGTTATTAACAAGAACTATTAGAATAAGTATTAAAATACTGGTGATTCCAATTATTTTGCTTATATTATTTTCTTTTTCCCAAGTTGTTTTAAATAAAGGACAAGGTGAAGGGATATTTGGTGGATTAAAAGTCATATATCTTTATATAACAGGAAATATTCCATCATTTGATTTATTGATGGATAGGAACAGAGAAGGTATGGGCTTAATGTCTTTAAGTAATTTTTATAAGTTTTTAAATGCTATAGGTTATCGATTTGAAAATGTTGATCTTAGTATAGACTTTGTAAATATCCCAACCCCATTTAATACAATTCCATATAACTATTACTTTTTAATGGATTTTGGAATACTTGGATCTTCTTTTGTCATCTTTACTGGAGCTTACGGTATTACCTTTTTATATTATAGAACAATGACAATTTTTAAATATTTAAAAATGGAATATTTTACATATATATATATATATTCTTATATTTTGATGGGTATTTTATTCTCATTTAGAGAGAATGTACTAATATCGTATAATGCCCTATTTTTTATTCTCATATCAATTATGGTATCACTATATTTTAAATTTCAAACTAGAATTGTATAAATAGATAAGGGGTGAAAAAAATGCCAAATATATTAATAATAGCGCAGGCAGCTCCTCCAAATGGAGGGTCGCATGCAACTAGATTAACATATTTTATTAAAGAATTAGCAGAGCTTGGATGGAGTGTAGAAGTATTAACAACTAAAATTTATCCAGGAACACCATTAGTAGATAATTCAATGCTAGAGGATATTCCTGGGGATGTTTCCTTTATTAGATCATTTCCTGGCCCACTCCATAGATGGGCTTACAGAAATAAGAAAGTAACTAATAAAATAACAAAAAAAGTAACAAAGTCTGGCTGGAAAAAGAAAATATTACTCCCAGATACTTATATTGAATGGCTCCCTTATGCAGTTTCTGATATTTTATTCAAAAAAAAATTGAAGCAGAAGCCCGACATAATATTAAGTTCTGCAGTACCCTATACATCACATCTTATTGCTCTTATATTGAAGAAAAAGTGGAATATACCATGGGTAGCTGATTATGGAGATCCTTGGGTTTATGATCCGGGAAATCCACGTACAGGATTGAGATATATTATTGAGAAGTGGCTAGAATCAATGGTCATTTCAAATGCTAACGTTATAAGTTTGACTACGGACACTACTAAAGAACTATATATTGAAAAATACAGAATAGATGAAAATAAGATCAAAGTTGTTCCAATGGGGTTTGATAGTAAAGATTTTATTATTCCAGAGTTTGTAAACATATCAGGAAAAACTCGATTTTTATACACTGGGCGTCTTGAACCAGAAAGTAGAGATGCTAATCTCTTTTTTTTAGCTTTGAAATCTTTATATGTTAAAGGGAAATTACATAATTGCATATTTGAATTTATAGGAACATTTCATAATGATATTATACAATTAGTTAATAATTTGGGGTTAAGTGATATTATCAAATTCCATGAATGGATGGATCATAAAGAGTGTATGAAATACTTAGTGACAGTAGATTTTCTTCTTTTATTTGGAAATAATAATAATATACAGATTCCTGGAAAAACATTTAATTATATTGGTAGTGGCACTCCAATTATTTACTTGAGCAATTATGAGGGTGAGAATGACCCTGTAAAAAAAATCCTGGAGGATAGTGGATTGGACTATTGGTGTGTTGATAATAATCAGTTTTCAATTGAAAAAATACTGATTGAAATTAATGAAAATTACAATACAAGTAACCCCAAGCGACCAGATCAGAGCTATAGCTGGAATAGTAGAGTTAAAGATTTATCCTGCATTCTCAAAGATTTGCTTTAAGGGGATTTAGAGTTATTCTATTAGAATGGATTGTGTTGCATGAAAAGGTATAATTCTAGCAGGCGGCATCTGAAATCGCCTATATTAACGGATGGATCACCAAAGAGCATCTGTGGAATTGCGGGAACAAACTGAGCAAGAATGGTTATGGAAAGTATCTGATGAAAGTCGCTACCGGTAAGATCCAATACTAACTGAAAGTGTGGATGAGATGAAGATAACAAAAACGCATTTACAAGGTGTATTGGTTGTTGAACCTGCTGTTTTCGGTGACCATCGGGATGGTTCATGGAAACTTATAGTGACTCTAAATTTAAAGAGCAAGGAATAGACATGGATTTTGTACAAGATAATCAATCCTTCTCGGCGATCAAAGGAACGTTGCGCGGCCTACATTATCAATTAAATCCTAAATCCCAAACGAAGCTTGTACGCTGCACACATGGGGCAATTTACGATGTAGCAGTAGATATTCGTAAGGGCAGTCCAACCTACAGCAAGTGGTTCGGAATTGAACTAAGTGCTGAGAATAAGAAGCAACTACTAATACCTAAAGGATTCGCCCACGGCTTCATGACCCTTACTGAAGATGTAGAAGTACAGTATAAATGCGATGAGCTGTATGCTCCTGAATGTGACGGTGGTATTCTGTGGAATGACCCGGCTATTGGGATTATATGGCCCATTGAGGTTACGCCAGTTCTTTCTGCCAAGGATGAGAAAGCACCTATATTGAAGGATGCTTCCTTGAATTTCACATACAATAACTAATACAAAAGTTATAAAGTTAAGCTAATTGAACTGGGGTGCATATATTTGAATAAGTATAAAGTTCTAATCACAGGTGGTGCCGGTTTTATCGGGGGCAACTTCGTTCAATATATGGTGAATAAATATCCGCACTACGATATAGTGAATTTAGATTTGTTAAGCTATGCTGGTGACTTGACGAAGCATATTCATTTGGAAACCAAAGAAAACTATAGTTTTGTTCAAGCAGATATTGCGGACAGAGAGACGATCATGTCTCTGTTTGAGAAAGGGAAGTTCGATTTTGTAGTCCATTTCGCCGCAGAGAGCCATGTCGATCGCTCCATTACTGATCCTGCCATTTTCGTGCGAACGAATGTAATGGGTACACAAGTGCTGCTAGATGCTGCTAAAGCCTTTGGAATCACAAAATTTGTTCATGTCTCTACGGATGAAGTATATGGAGAACTGGATTTCGATCCAACCGTATTTTTTACTGAAGATACCCCATTACAGCCTAACAGTCCGTATAGTGCAAGTAAGGCATCGTCCGATCTGTTCGTGCGTGCTTATTATGAAACATATGGCTTACCGATGAATATTACACGCTGCTCAAATAATTATGGCCCATATCATTTTCCGGAAAAGCTGATTCCTTTGACCATATCCAAAGTCTTAAATGATCAGAAGGTTCCCGTCTACGGAGATGGCAGGAATATCCGTGACTGGCTGCATGTGTGGGATCACTGTGCTGCCATAGATCTGGTACTGCATGAGGGTGTAAGTGGTGAAGTTTATAATGTGGGTGGACATAATGAACGGACGAACCTAGAGGTTGTTAAGACGATTATTAGTACCTTAGGTAAATCTGAGGATCTTATCGAATTCGTAACAGACCGATTGGGTCATGACAAACGATATGCTATCGATCCATCTAAATTGGAGCGATTGGGATGGAAGCCTACTTACACTTTTGAGACAGGAATTGCCCAGACTATCAAGTGGTATACGGATAATGCAGAGTGGTGGCAACAAATCCTGAGTAACGAAGCGCATAAATGAAAAATTATGTGAAAATTCATAAGAAAAGACAAGCCATATCACCTAAGCAAAGGTTACTAACATATATCTCCGTGCTGCTAATAATTATTCTCTTCCTCACCGCTGGTCGCTTTCTCACCTTATCCCAACCTCCACAACAAGCCGCTGTCATCATCGTACTTAGTGGAGGCTCTGGCAGGGTAGAGAAGGCTGCTGAACTATATAAAGCTGGCTATGCCCCCTATATGATTCTATCCAACGCTAAAGAGTCAACTAGCACAGTTGGAGATATGTTGCAAACGGCCCTTGCCCTCGGTATCCCGCAGGAGGCCATTCTTACCGAAGACTCGGCGCTAAGCACCTATCAGAATGCGGAGTACACACTGCCCATTATGAAGGAGCAGGGTTTCACTTCCGCCATCATCGTCTCCTCAGATTTTCACATGCGGCGGGTGAAGTTCATCTTTGACCATGTGTATAAGAAGTCGGGAATTGAGCTTACTTACGTGGGTTCCAACTCTGACTATAACGCCAAGCGCTGGTGGAGTGACAAGTATAGCCGAGAGACCACGTTCAACGAATATACGAAGATGGTCGGTAATGCCTTTGGCTACAACGGACCGGAAGCCAAAAATGCTCTCGATCAGATCAAAAGCTGGTTCCACTAACTTTTAGCTCACATAACAAAGAGCCCTGCCATAAGGCAAGGCGAAGACCAACACGATACAAACCCCAGACCACGAAGCCATAGCTGTCGTCGGACTGGGGTTCTTTTTCGCTACAGCAGGTAACTCCATTAACTTGCTTCAGTTCTTACTGCTGGTATCTTCTCTGTAAACCATGAAATCAAACCAGTTACTATCTTTTTCAATGCAATGGTTAATAACAGTGTAAGGATAAAACAAATGATATTGAGGATTAAATTATTCATATTAATGTGTTGCTTTTGACGGATCATTGTGTCTAGTTTTAGGAGTCTCTCATGGAAGTGTGATGAAGATGAACGGATACCACCAGAGACAAAAGTCCATAAATAATCAGTGAAATATTTCTGGACTACCACTATTAGTGCCAAACTTACAATTATCATTGCAATGAGTATTGTTAAATGTAATTTTGTGAGTTTCTTGTTTTTGTCTACAAAATAGCCAAATGAATGGGAGGAATCCATGATGAAACCTTCATTAATATAATATGTCGATTGAATATTTTCTTTTTACCTTAACAATCTTATTTGGGACCTTTTATGTCTTCAGAGGTCTTAGCGGTCTATACATTGTGCTTGTGTGGTGTTTGGCCTGCATAACAAACAGCCCTGCCACAAGGCAGGGCGGGAACCCTTGTCTACACCCTCGACCACAAAGCCAGTGGCTGTGGGCGGACTGGGGTTCTTTTCCCATTCAACAGAAAGTGGAGGATGGGAATCTTCCGAACCAATAGATTAAATAATAAAGAGCCGCTCACGGCAATAATGGTGGTGATTAACCAGTTTAGATAGAGATGGAAGACCGTTTGCTCCAGGAAATTGAGCACTAGAATGAAGATTCCATAATGGAAGATTAGGATGGGGAGTGATTCTTGACCTAAATAGGTGAGCAAGCGGGCAAACCATTTGAATGGGGTTAAAGCGTTGGTCATTTTGATGACTAGAATACTTCCGGTTATCCCAGCTACATAAAATAATAAGACATTACCGTATATTCTATTGTTCATATCAACATAGGAATTAAAATAGGCAGTGAGCAGGAACAGAAGGAACAGAACGATGGAGCTTAGGTCGAAGGTATGCAGTTTCTCAATTAATTTATATTGTTTGAGCTTGTAGCCGACGAATACGAACAGCTGCGCAACTAGGGCCACATCGATGTTCCAGGGCAGGAAGAGGATTGTACTCATGAAGAAGCCGCTCAGGCTTAACAGGAGCATTATTCCGAGTTGGAGCTGCCAGCTGAATGAATCCACATATCGCATAACCATGCAGAAGATGATCTGAGTTACAAATAGACAAGTTAGGAACCAGATGGGTACATTGATTAGGTTTCCCTCCAGACTCGTTCCATACACAATCGCGAGGAGTGGCTTGTACCAGACGATATCCCAGCTTTGGCCCTTGGCGATCGTCTGTAAGACGACCCATATAAGATAGGCTAGTATTCCGGCTGAGAAATACGGTACGACAAGACTGAACAACCGAGTCCTGATCAACAATCTCAGATTATGGGAATATTTCGAAGCACTGAATATATAACCCGATACCATAAAGAATAACGGCATTCTAAAGTCTCTGAACAGATCGCCCAGCACAACCGGAGTAAAGTCAGCATGCCCCATTACTACTAACAAAATGGTAATTCCCCGAACCATATCGATTACTGTCAATCGTTTTGTCTTCGTATTACTAGCCTCTGCTGGCAAGGATACTTCTAAAGTCTGCATAATAAGGCGGCTGCCCCCTCCCGAATAGTTATAAAATACCTTATAGGAGTTGGCTATTATTAGCAATAGTACATAGGGTAGATTTCTAGATAGTACCTATAAGTGTAAATTAATAATATTTTTAGCTATTCTACAAATTCCGACAACTAGTACTATCTTCCTAGTGTATAATCTTAATTATTAATCAATAGGAGATAATACCCATGCCGAACTATTATTTCAAGGAAATATGGACACCGTTAAAGTTGGTACATATCAAATTTTTCAAAGATGATGAGAATATGTATTGGATTAAAGTTGGTCATCAGAGTCGTAGACTTCTACGAGATATGCTTAAGAAAAGTGAATAGATATGTTTTCGCTGATCATTGACTTACAATAGTGAACATTGTATCCTTATCCCAACATCATATGGATTCACAAAATGGAGGAGCCTGTCACCAAGGGCGCCTTCTTTGTTTTTTTAGGCATACAATTTTTAAAGTTCAGCTAAGAATCGGAGGAATTAATCATAATGGAGCAACAGGCAATTTGGGCAATCGGAATTTTCCTTGTTATTTATGCACTTATTATTTCGGAAAAGATTCATCGGACGATTGTAGCCATGATTGGTGGTTTACTTATGGTAGGGCTTGGCATTGTTGATCAAGAGACAGCATTGCATCATATTGACTTCAATACGCTCGGTCTGCTTATCGGGATGATGATTATTGTAAGCATTACAGCTGACACTGGCCTGTTTAAATTTATCGCCATATGGGCTGCCAAGAAATCGAAAGGGAACCCGGTCAGCATTCTGATTGCACTGGCGCTCATTACTGCCGTTGCCTCTGCGTTTTTGGATAACGTTACAACAGTGCTGCTTATGGTACCCGTTACCTTTAGTATTACGCGTCAATTGCGTGTGCCGCCGTTCCCCTTTTTATTCACACAGATTATTGCCTCTAATGTCGGCGGTACTGCAACACTGATCGGGGACCCTCCGAATATTATGATCGGCAGTGCAGTTAAGGAATTGACGTTTATGTCCTTTATCAGCAACTTAGCCCCCCTTGCAATTATAGTGATGATTGTTTATGTGCCTATCTTTATCCTGCTGTTTCGCAAACAGATCAAGACGACACCAGCATTAACGAAAAGTATTATGGATATGGATGAGAATGAGCTTATTGCTGATCATAAACTGCTTCGTAAGTGTTTGATCGTATTGGGATTGACGATTCTCGGATTTTTCCTCCATCAGTCGTTTCATCTGGAGTCGGCTACGGTTGCCTTAGCGGGTGCCTTTCTGCTCCTGCTTCTAACCGGTGAGCATATGATGGAGCAGGCGTTTACTAAGGTGGAATGGACTACTATCTTTTTCTTCATAGGTTTGTTCGTTCTGGTGTCCGGCCTCGTGGAGACAGGTGTAATTGCCAAATTAGCGGCCCAGGCTATGGAGTTAACCCACGGTAATCTGGTGGCGACTTCCTTTCTTATCTTATGGATGAGTGCAATCGCATCAGCATTTTTGGACAATATACCTTTTGTAGCAACGATGATTCCGATGATTCAGGAAATGGGCAACATGGGTATCAGCAATTTAGAACCGCTCTGGTGGAGTCTTGCGTTAGGTGCTTGTCTGGGTGGTAATGGTTCGCTGATTGGCGCAAGTGCCAACCTGATTGTTGCCGGCATGTCCGGTAAAGAGGGGCATCCGATTAAATTTATGCAATATCTAAAATATGGCTTCCCACTCATGATCTTATCTATTGTTGTATCGAGCTTTTATATCTACCTTAGGTATTTAATCTAGAGACGAGAGGATTTGAATAGTAAAGATGGAACTAACTTATCGATATCACAAGGATGAATTACAAATTAGCGAAACACTGACTGATACGGATATTGAGTTTGAGATCTGGATTTTAGCGGAAAAACATTGGGCGGGAATAAAGGCGGTACAGCGGTTCTTTGAGGAGGATAAGGTCTATACTGATGTCTTATTTTATGCCTATGAGAACCATCATTATCGAGTGATTGTCCGGCAGGATTACTACGTGGCTTTTATCCTAAGCCTGCTGAAACAGCATCTTATTGAAGCTGCTGAATGGGTTTAACTTAGAATTTCGATCCTATGTATTCTCTATCACAAACAGCCTCACCAATAATCTGGCGAGGCTGTTATTTGTGTCTTATTGGCTAATTAATCCCAAGCTCTGCGGTATCCACAATCCAGACGTCCGGCAGGTGCCGGAATTGTTCGGCATAATCCAGGCCATACCCGACGACGAATTCGTCGGGTATTTCGATGCCGTTGTAGTCGATCTTGATATCGACCAGCCGCCGGGAAGGCTTGTTTAGGATGGTGCAGATCTTGACACTCAGCGCATCGCGGGTGAGCAGATGTGCTTGAAGATGCTGCAGGGTCAAGCCCGTGTCGATCATGTCCTCGACGATGAGAATATGCTTGCCACGGATATCGGTATCGATATCCTTTTTGATGACGATGGCGCCAGAGGAGGTGGAACTGTTGACATAGCTGGACACGGACATATAGTCAACTCCAATGGGGAGCGTGATCTCGCGCATGAGATCGGCCATGAACACGGCCCCACCTTTGAGGATTCCGATCAGAACCAGCTCCTGACCGTGGTAGTCACGGGAGATTTCTGCTCCCAGCTCCTTCACTCTGTGCTGCAGCGTGAGCTTGCTTACAAGAATTTTGGTCAATCCCTTCATGATTGCAGCTCCTTCAAGGATTACGATGATCTATCCTTTTCCTTTAGCATAACATCATGTGCGCCACCTTCGACAATACTTGTAGAGGATACGAGGGTAATCTTCGCATGCTGCTGCAGCTGCGGGATGGTTAATGCGCCACAATTGCACATGGTGGATTTGATTTTGCTGATACTAAGATCCAGATTATCCTTCAAGCGGCCGGCATAAGGGATAAAAGAATCCACGCCTTCCTCGAATTCAAGCTTGCTCTCTTTGTCCTCGTTGCCGAAGTCATACCGTTGCCAATTGCGGGCCCGGCTGGAGCCTTCGCCCCAATATTCTTTAACAAAGTTCCCGCCGACCAGCAGCTTACGGCCCGGGCTCTCGTCAAATCTGGCAAAATAGCGGCCCAGCATCACGAAGTCGGCGCCCATCGCCAAGGCTAAGACGATATGGTAATCATGGACGATGCCGCCATCTGAACAGATCGGCACATAA comes from Paenibacillus sp. 19GGS1-52 and encodes:
- a CDS encoding polysaccharide biosynthesis C-terminal domain-containing protein, translated to MNLIRSAIKYIPGTLIPALLTLISTAIFTNLLDTSEYGYFMLAMSVINILTAVSAEWLKQSIARYLPGVMENEKILKIKSSIFLSVIYILILFIFVSIIAAPLFMDKIHLYVFIVILTILNIIYFILLVILQSELKSGLYSIFNLILSIFKLAFPIILIYKFNESVNQILLGYILALIFIIIPMFINVKIRIRITIKSYKDPVITQYIKSFVKYGLPMIMFFLSAQLLNSGDRFIIQIFYGADQVGIYSANYSLIYGGIGLISTPIMLAVSPMIMRLKISNRNSEVQGLISKMTTYYLAGAIPFIVLIFLLGNDAVSILLDHKFATSNYLIGIISIGFVLWQLSMYGHKVYEVSDKTLNMMIYSIITAVANIVINFLLVPSFGLIGAAWATSLSYFIYCCLVYFGSKKFFLWKISWDILINIFIALIIGLLVILILFLIFNNDSILFKMFLCFVFNITYLFYLMLVYRKKVKRIYYNKFKKGII
- a CDS encoding O-antigen polymerase, with translation MWFVLLFVVLVLLSIIHLWNKSPYHPLLVYLGVWVIVIGLWSLDEVFSIIGYIKVSKEAWVNLSLAHISFVIGSVTATITLIYSQNRNRKLLPRKIIINKSDSLKAMKISNFFLILSFVGYLSYIYVVIQSVDFGAGLAVAFKQWNYEASYGQLAMFGGLSGRLYNLPTLAIPYNVFLISIFPEQKKRLIIISCIEIFFLISPRRAILIQTLMVVLFILLLTRTIRISIKILVIPIILLILFSFSQVVLNKGQGEGIFGGLKVIYLYITGNIPSFDLLMDRNREGMGLMSLSNFYKFLNAIGYRFENVDLSIDFVNIPTPFNTIPYNYYFLMDFGILGSSFVIFTGAYGITFLYYRTMTIFKYLKMEYFTYIYIYSYILMGILFSFRENVLISYNALFFILISIMVSLYFKFQTRIV
- a CDS encoding glycosyltransferase, coding for MPNILIIAQAAPPNGGSHATRLTYFIKELAELGWSVEVLTTKIYPGTPLVDNSMLEDIPGDVSFIRSFPGPLHRWAYRNKKVTNKITKKVTKSGWKKKILLPDTYIEWLPYAVSDILFKKKLKQKPDIILSSAVPYTSHLIALILKKKWNIPWVADYGDPWVYDPGNPRTGLRYIIEKWLESMVISNANVISLTTDTTKELYIEKYRIDENKIKVVPMGFDSKDFIIPEFVNISGKTRFLYTGRLEPESRDANLFFLALKSLYVKGKLHNCIFEFIGTFHNDIIQLVNNLGLSDIIKFHEWMDHKECMKYLVTVDFLLLFGNNNNIQIPGKTFNYIGSGTPIIYLSNYEGENDPVKKILEDSGLDYWCVDNNQFSIEKILIEINENYNTSNPKRPDQSYSWNSRVKDLSCILKDLL
- the rfbB gene encoding dTDP-glucose 4,6-dehydratase, which encodes MNKYKVLITGGAGFIGGNFVQYMVNKYPHYDIVNLDLLSYAGDLTKHIHLETKENYSFVQADIADRETIMSLFEKGKFDFVVHFAAESHVDRSITDPAIFVRTNVMGTQVLLDAAKAFGITKFVHVSTDEVYGELDFDPTVFFTEDTPLQPNSPYSASKASSDLFVRAYYETYGLPMNITRCSNNYGPYHFPEKLIPLTISKVLNDQKVPVYGDGRNIRDWLHVWDHCAAIDLVLHEGVSGEVYNVGGHNERTNLEVVKTIISTLGKSEDLIEFVTDRLGHDKRYAIDPSKLERLGWKPTYTFETGIAQTIKWYTDNAEWWQQILSNEAHK
- a CDS encoding YdcF family protein — encoded protein: MKNYVKIHKKRQAISPKQRLLTYISVLLIIILFLTAGRFLTLSQPPQQAAVIIVLSGGSGRVEKAAELYKAGYAPYMILSNAKESTSTVGDMLQTALALGIPQEAILTEDSALSTYQNAEYTLPIMKEQGFTSAIIVSSDFHMRRVKFIFDHVYKKSGIELTYVGSNSDYNAKRWWSDKYSRETTFNEYTKMVGNAFGYNGPEAKNALDQIKSWFH
- a CDS encoding acyltransferase family protein, whose product is MQTLEVSLPAEASNTKTKRLTVIDMVRGITILLVVMGHADFTPVVLGDLFRDFRMPLFFMVSGYIFSASKYSHNLRLLIRTRLFSLVVPYFSAGILAYLIWVVLQTIAKGQSWDIVWYKPLLAIVYGTSLEGNLINVPIWFLTCLFVTQIIFCMVMRYVDSFSWQLQLGIMLLLSLSGFFMSTILFLPWNIDVALVAQLFVFVGYKLKQYKLIEKLHTFDLSSIVLFLLFLLTAYFNSYVDMNNRIYGNVLLFYVAGITGSILVIKMTNALTPFKWFARLLTYLGQESLPILIFHYGIFILVLNFLEQTVFHLYLNWLITTIIAVSGSLLFNLLVRKIPILHFLLNGKRTPVRPQPLALWSRV
- a CDS encoding ArsB/NhaD family transporter; this translates as MEQQAIWAIGIFLVIYALIISEKIHRTIVAMIGGLLMVGLGIVDQETALHHIDFNTLGLLIGMMIIVSITADTGLFKFIAIWAAKKSKGNPVSILIALALITAVASAFLDNVTTVLLMVPVTFSITRQLRVPPFPFLFTQIIASNVGGTATLIGDPPNIMIGSAVKELTFMSFISNLAPLAIIVMIVYVPIFILLFRKQIKTTPALTKSIMDMDENELIADHKLLRKCLIVLGLTILGFFLHQSFHLESATVALAGAFLLLLLTGEHMMEQAFTKVEWTTIFFFIGLFVLVSGLVETGVIAKLAAQAMELTHGNLVATSFLILWMSAIASAFLDNIPFVATMIPMIQEMGNMGISNLEPLWWSLALGACLGGNGSLIGASANLIVAGMSGKEGHPIKFMQYLKYGFPLMILSIVVSSFYIYLRYLI
- the hpt gene encoding hypoxanthine phosphoribosyltransferase yields the protein MKGLTKILVSKLTLQHRVKELGAEISRDYHGQELVLIGILKGGAVFMADLMREITLPIGVDYMSVSSYVNSSTSSGAIVIKKDIDTDIRGKHILIVEDMIDTGLTLQHLQAHLLTRDALSVKICTILNKPSRRLVDIKIDYNGIEIPDEFVVGYGLDYAEQFRHLPDVWIVDTAELGIN